The Paralichthys olivaceus isolate ysfri-2021 chromosome 9, ASM2471397v2, whole genome shotgun sequence genome contains a region encoding:
- the rom1b gene encoding rod outer segment membrane protein 1b — protein sequence MLLKMKFTQQRRVRLAQGLWLLSWMAVMCGAFIFCLGVYLKTELLRRAEVMDNTEIHVVPNILMMVGLASIGTNWLASRVCQDSLDASRFPRWKVLLLAWFAMAALLCYMLIAVVVLSYALQGSLEESLKVGLRNGIRFYKDTDVPGRCFQKETIDRLQMEFRCCGNNNFKDWFEVQWVSNRYLDFTSKDVKDRIRSNVDGRYLLDGVPFSCCNPASPRPCMRYHLTDNSAHYRYEYQAEELNLYSRGCRQALIDYYMGLLNSTGPGVISVILIQMSVLLSLRYLQTAVEGAMALEDPEGDSEGYLLEKGVKETIEDVKVKVLTMLKFGQVDPSADEETPVDMEKSASPTPAS from the exons ATGTTGTTGAAGATGAAGTTCACCCAGCAGAGGCGGGTGCGTCTTGCACAGGGCCTCTGGCTGCTGTCATGGATGGCAGTGATGTGCGGCGCCTTCATCTTCTGTCTAGGGGTTTACCTTAAGACAGAGCTGCTACGCAGGGCCGAg GTAATGGACAACACGGAGATCCATGTGGTGCCCAACATCCTCATGATGGTGGGCCTGGCCTCCATCGGCACCAACTGGCTCGCAAGCCGCGTGTGTCAGGACTCCTTGGATGCGAGCCGCTTCCCCCGCTGGAAGGTTCTCCTGCTGGCTTGGTTTGCTATGGCGGCGCTGCTCTGTTATATGCTCATTGCTGTTGTGGTGCTCAGCTACGCCCTGCAGGGAAGCCTGGAGGAGTCCCTGAAG GTTGGCCTCAGGAATGGAATTCGTTTCTACAAGGACACGGACGTGCCGGGCCGCTGTTTCCAGAAAGAGACCATTGATCGTCTGCAGATGGAGTTTCGCTGCTGCGGAAACAACAATTTTAAGGATTGGTTCGAGGTTCAGTGGGTCAGCAACCGATACCTAGACTTCACCTCCAAAGATGTCAAGGA tCGTATCCGGAGTAATGTGGATGGCCGTTACCTGTTGGATGGCGTTCCCTTCAGCTGCTGTAACCCGGCGTCCCCTCGCCCCTGCATGCGGTACCACCTGACTGACAACAGCGCCCACTACAGATACGAGTACCAAGCCGAGGAGCTCAACCTGTACAGCCGTGGCTGTAGGCAAGCTCTGATTGACTACTACATGGGCTTATTGAATTCAACTGGTCCTGGTGTGATTTCCGTCATCTTAATACAG atGTCAGTGCTGCTGAGCCTGCGGTACCTGCAGACGGCTGTGGAAGGGGCCATGGCTCTGGAGGACCCAGAGGGCGACAGTGAGGGTTATCTCCTGGAGAAGGGAGTGAAAGAAACCATTGAGGATGTCAAAGTCAAGGTCCTCACCATGCTTAAGTTTGGGCAGGTTGACCCCAGCGCCGACGAAGAGACCCCTGTGGATATGGAGAAGTCGGCCTCCCCTACTCCTGCCAgctag
- the LOC138411350 gene encoding uncharacterized protein isoform X1, which translates to MDKFFKPVHNPSDPDEIQLRRHHHHHHHHFPHHQDPQSHRYTMFDDSDRKTDESHGHPHHHHGHYLHHSPHYDARHRHQTQRLPLSEEDEILYNHHTPVTLSRASSSSLSSSSSSSSSSWFTEASTNDPFSLRHAVRPQHSLSCSNILDVRRGFQEDDSSEPIVFASIRHEKQGSVCDEIHGSSQQRGKHGFSSLDRGHSRSEEGLLQCNESVVAGEQSRASHINYGPLYKTASLNRSLAFSEEDILLGVSRGPKRAVSSSQLPNKGILKNKKPNTDIRKAKSMEVLSPRVSKGQDATGQKGKGVTQTEIQQARSNFVQGKLQFSAFLDEITKQVISPSDLTNLGVNKNKSPGKTAASAPQTPPPVKPQIPPKKHRESSGEEREQHPKQHNRQEKAARSSSRKYSDCSNPDKLISYAARNHHGSPPPHHPRQSASHNTHHGNIRKDRRPSPTGGSVSRDRYGRCGPHFTDGTSTSPEPSQPKQHHHRKQQPTVSHCPQTQQFHHNQPLQVHPDSGHQGPTSSPPSSAQVVGAGLGSESSSSKSDSSRARDTASTVTSHSSEKSGQHHSQYVGHSKQHRDTMCDADHLQALQEENADLHQNLLQTVVCIESLEAELQRTRDELSHVKEKYKSLLETHSGTKQANNLLGEHLHIASESLSSERKYLLNRVSQLSSELEDTHRTIAALENINVPCLIKDLLEKHFNSSEAIQKFLTASAPISHHATSLPGDGQSHAPKMEEAALDRLTKSEAGPQRVTAFVPFKQGTPTTATEACLSNQHELSHSPPISVADISSAIYKKMAASYAARPQPLYSQSQKQPPLGTDHIDTPLAPQQAHVGGDSWGGKGGIEVTLLEQDLVDVTSLSAQQILDEFMQQLQAHKEVGGGTEPQVRQEWVGGVEQTGKVVE; encoded by the exons ATGGACAAGTTTTTTAAGCCTGTTCACAACCCCTCTGACCCGGATGAGATCCAGCTACGGAggcaccaccaccatcatcatcatcattttccccATCACCAAGACCCTCAGTCTCACAG GTACACAATGTTTGATgactcagacagaaaaacagatgaaagcCACGGTCACCCCCATCACCATCATGGTCACTATCTCCATCACAGCCCGCATTACGATGCCCGCCATCGCCACCAAACACAGCGACTTCCCCTGAGCGAAGAGGATGAGATACTTTACAACCACCACACCCCTGTGACCCTCTCCAGGGCCTCATCCTCTTCcctttcttcatcctcttcctcctcctcttcctcctggttCACAGAGGCGAGCACAAATGATCCCTTCTCTCTCCGTCATGCTGTGCGACCACAGCACTCCTTGTCCTGCTCTAACATCTTAGATGTGCGCAGAGGGTTTCAGGAAGACGACAGCAGTGAGCCCATCGTATTTGCCTCAATCAGACATGAGAAACAAGGAAGTGTTTGTGATGAGATACACGGAAGctcacagcagagaggaaagcatggtttttcttctcttgacCGAGGTCACAGCAGGAGTGAAGAGGGCCTTCTGCAGTGTAACGAAAGTGTTGTTGCAGGAGAACAATCCAGGGCATCACACATTAACTATGGGCCTCTGTATAAGACAGCCAGTTTGAACCGAAGTCTGGCTTTTAGTGAGGAGGACATTCTGCTTGGGGTCTCCAGGGGCCCAAAGAGAGCAGTTTCCTCCAGCCAGCTACCCAACAAAGGCATCCTCAAGAACAAGAAGCCTAACACTGACATTCGCAAGGCAAAGTCCATGGAGGTGCTGTCACCAAGAGTTTCCAAAGGACAAGATGCGACTGGACAAAAAGGTAAAGGGGTGACTCAAACTGAGATACAGCAAGCCAGGTCAAATTTTGTGCAAGGAAAGCTACAATTCTCAGCCTTTCTAGACGAGATTACAAAACAGGTTATAAGTCCATCAGATCTCACCAACTTGGgcgtgaacaaaaataaatctcctGGGAAGACGGCTGCTTCAGCCCCCCAGACACCTCCTCCAGTCAAACCCCAGATCCCACCCAAGAAGCACAGAGAAAGctctggagaggagagggagcagcaTCCCAAACAGCATAACAGACAGGAGAAGGCAGCTCGTAGCAGCTCCCGGAAATACTCAGACTGCTCTAATCCTGACAAGCTGATCTCATATGCAGCTAGGAACCATCACGGCAGCCCCCCGCCTCATCACCCCCGTCAATCTGCCAGCCACAATACTCACCACGGAAACATCCGTAAAGACAGGAGGCCGTCACCCACCGGAGGCTCTGTGTCAAGAGACAGATATGGCAGATGTGGCCCTCACTTTACTGATGGCACCAGCACCAGCCCTGAACCCAGCCAACCCAAACAACATCACCACCGTAAACAGCAGCCCACTGTCTCCCACTGTCCACAAACCCAGCAATTCCACCATAACCAGCCTCTGCAGGTACACCCAGACTCTGGTCACCAGGGACCCACCAGCTCACCTCCATCCTCGGCCCAGGTTGTAGGTGCAGGCCTAGGATCTGAGTCTTCATCTTCAAAATCAGATTCATCCAGGGCCAGAGACACAGCCTCCACAGTTACCAGTCACAGTTCAGAGAAGAGTGGCCAGCACCATTCGCAATATGTGGGGCACTCCAAACAACACAGG GACACAATGTGTGATGCTGACCATCTCCA ggctctgcaggaggagaatgCAGATCTTCACCAGAACTTGCTGCAGACAGTGGTTTGCATCGAGAGCCTGGAGGCGGAGCTGCAGAGGACCAGGGACGAGCTCAGTCACGTCAAGGAGAAATATAAAAG CCTTCTGGAGACCCATTCAGGGACCAAACAGGCCAATAACCTGCTGGGTGAACACCTCCACATAGCG TCAGAGAGCCTGAGCAGTGAGAGGAAGTATCTGCTGAACCGCGTGTCCCAGCTGAGCTCCGAGTTGGAGGACACCCACAGGACCATTGCTGCACTGGAAAACATCAAT GTGCCGTGCTTGATAAAGGATTTACTGGAGAAGCACTTTAACTCGTCTGAGGCCATCCAGAAGTTCCTGACAGCTTCAGCTCCAATCAGCCACCACGCCACCTCCCTGCCAGGAGATGGCCAATCACACGCTCCTAAAATGGAGGAGGCTGCACTTGATCGGTTGACAAAGTCAGAGGCAGGTCCGCAGAGGGTCACTGCTTTCGTGCCTTTTAAACAGGGGACGCCAACAACAGCAACTGAAGCCTGTCTCTCAAATCAACATGAGTTGAGCCACAGCCCACCTATCTCTGTAGCTGACATCAGCAGTGCTATATATAAGAAAATGGCAGCCAGTTATGCAGCCAGACCCCAACCTCTCTATTCCCAAAGCCAAAAGCAGCCTCCTCTGGGCACTGACCACATCGACACCCCTTTAGCCCCTCAGCAGGCCCATGTGGGGGGCGACAGCTGGGGTGGAAAGGGAGGGATAGAGGTAACGCTTTTGGAGCAGGACCTTGTGGATGTGACCTCCCTGTCAGCCCAGCAGATCCTGGATGAGTtcatgcagcagctgcaggcccATAAGGAGGTGGGCGGAGGGACGGAGCCACAGGTCAGGCAGGAGTGGGTGGGAGGAGTGGAGCAAACAGGCAAAGTGGTGGAGTGA
- the LOC138411350 gene encoding uncharacterized protein isoform X2, with the protein MDKFFKPVHNPSDPDEIQLRRHHHHHHHHFPHHQDPQSHRYTMFDDSDRKTDESHGHPHHHHGHYLHHSPHYDARHRHQTQRLPLSEEDEILYNHHTPVTLSRASSSSLSSSSSSSSSSWFTEASTNDPFSLRHAVRPQHSLSCSNILDVRRGFQEDDSSEPIVFASIRHEKQGSVCDEIHGSSQQRGKHGFSSLDRGHSRSEEGLLQCNESVVAGEQSRASHINYGPLYKTASLNRSLAFSEEDILLGVSRGPKRAVSSSQLPNKGILKNKKPNTDIRKAKSMEVLSPRVSKGQDATGQKDLTNLGVNKNKSPGKTAASAPQTPPPVKPQIPPKKHRESSGEEREQHPKQHNRQEKAARSSSRKYSDCSNPDKLISYAARNHHGSPPPHHPRQSASHNTHHGNIRKDRRPSPTGGSVSRDRYGRCGPHFTDGTSTSPEPSQPKQHHHRKQQPTVSHCPQTQQFHHNQPLQVHPDSGHQGPTSSPPSSAQVVGAGLGSESSSSKSDSSRARDTASTVTSHSSEKSGQHHSQYVGHSKQHRDTMCDADHLQALQEENADLHQNLLQTVVCIESLEAELQRTRDELSHVKEKYKSLLETHSGTKQANNLLGEHLHIASESLSSERKYLLNRVSQLSSELEDTHRTIAALENINVPCLIKDLLEKHFNSSEAIQKFLTASAPISHHATSLPGDGQSHAPKMEEAALDRLTKSEAGPQRVTAFVPFKQGTPTTATEACLSNQHELSHSPPISVADISSAIYKKMAASYAARPQPLYSQSQKQPPLGTDHIDTPLAPQQAHVGGDSWGGKGGIEVTLLEQDLVDVTSLSAQQILDEFMQQLQAHKEVGGGTEPQVRQEWVGGVEQTGKVVE; encoded by the exons ATGGACAAGTTTTTTAAGCCTGTTCACAACCCCTCTGACCCGGATGAGATCCAGCTACGGAggcaccaccaccatcatcatcatcattttccccATCACCAAGACCCTCAGTCTCACAG GTACACAATGTTTGATgactcagacagaaaaacagatgaaagcCACGGTCACCCCCATCACCATCATGGTCACTATCTCCATCACAGCCCGCATTACGATGCCCGCCATCGCCACCAAACACAGCGACTTCCCCTGAGCGAAGAGGATGAGATACTTTACAACCACCACACCCCTGTGACCCTCTCCAGGGCCTCATCCTCTTCcctttcttcatcctcttcctcctcctcttcctcctggttCACAGAGGCGAGCACAAATGATCCCTTCTCTCTCCGTCATGCTGTGCGACCACAGCACTCCTTGTCCTGCTCTAACATCTTAGATGTGCGCAGAGGGTTTCAGGAAGACGACAGCAGTGAGCCCATCGTATTTGCCTCAATCAGACATGAGAAACAAGGAAGTGTTTGTGATGAGATACACGGAAGctcacagcagagaggaaagcatggtttttcttctcttgacCGAGGTCACAGCAGGAGTGAAGAGGGCCTTCTGCAGTGTAACGAAAGTGTTGTTGCAGGAGAACAATCCAGGGCATCACACATTAACTATGGGCCTCTGTATAAGACAGCCAGTTTGAACCGAAGTCTGGCTTTTAGTGAGGAGGACATTCTGCTTGGGGTCTCCAGGGGCCCAAAGAGAGCAGTTTCCTCCAGCCAGCTACCCAACAAAGGCATCCTCAAGAACAAGAAGCCTAACACTGACATTCGCAAGGCAAAGTCCATGGAGGTGCTGTCACCAAGAGTTTCCAAAGGACAAGATGCGACTGGACAAAAAG ATCTCACCAACTTGGgcgtgaacaaaaataaatctcctGGGAAGACGGCTGCTTCAGCCCCCCAGACACCTCCTCCAGTCAAACCCCAGATCCCACCCAAGAAGCACAGAGAAAGctctggagaggagagggagcagcaTCCCAAACAGCATAACAGACAGGAGAAGGCAGCTCGTAGCAGCTCCCGGAAATACTCAGACTGCTCTAATCCTGACAAGCTGATCTCATATGCAGCTAGGAACCATCACGGCAGCCCCCCGCCTCATCACCCCCGTCAATCTGCCAGCCACAATACTCACCACGGAAACATCCGTAAAGACAGGAGGCCGTCACCCACCGGAGGCTCTGTGTCAAGAGACAGATATGGCAGATGTGGCCCTCACTTTACTGATGGCACCAGCACCAGCCCTGAACCCAGCCAACCCAAACAACATCACCACCGTAAACAGCAGCCCACTGTCTCCCACTGTCCACAAACCCAGCAATTCCACCATAACCAGCCTCTGCAGGTACACCCAGACTCTGGTCACCAGGGACCCACCAGCTCACCTCCATCCTCGGCCCAGGTTGTAGGTGCAGGCCTAGGATCTGAGTCTTCATCTTCAAAATCAGATTCATCCAGGGCCAGAGACACAGCCTCCACAGTTACCAGTCACAGTTCAGAGAAGAGTGGCCAGCACCATTCGCAATATGTGGGGCACTCCAAACAACACAGG GACACAATGTGTGATGCTGACCATCTCCA ggctctgcaggaggagaatgCAGATCTTCACCAGAACTTGCTGCAGACAGTGGTTTGCATCGAGAGCCTGGAGGCGGAGCTGCAGAGGACCAGGGACGAGCTCAGTCACGTCAAGGAGAAATATAAAAG CCTTCTGGAGACCCATTCAGGGACCAAACAGGCCAATAACCTGCTGGGTGAACACCTCCACATAGCG TCAGAGAGCCTGAGCAGTGAGAGGAAGTATCTGCTGAACCGCGTGTCCCAGCTGAGCTCCGAGTTGGAGGACACCCACAGGACCATTGCTGCACTGGAAAACATCAAT GTGCCGTGCTTGATAAAGGATTTACTGGAGAAGCACTTTAACTCGTCTGAGGCCATCCAGAAGTTCCTGACAGCTTCAGCTCCAATCAGCCACCACGCCACCTCCCTGCCAGGAGATGGCCAATCACACGCTCCTAAAATGGAGGAGGCTGCACTTGATCGGTTGACAAAGTCAGAGGCAGGTCCGCAGAGGGTCACTGCTTTCGTGCCTTTTAAACAGGGGACGCCAACAACAGCAACTGAAGCCTGTCTCTCAAATCAACATGAGTTGAGCCACAGCCCACCTATCTCTGTAGCTGACATCAGCAGTGCTATATATAAGAAAATGGCAGCCAGTTATGCAGCCAGACCCCAACCTCTCTATTCCCAAAGCCAAAAGCAGCCTCCTCTGGGCACTGACCACATCGACACCCCTTTAGCCCCTCAGCAGGCCCATGTGGGGGGCGACAGCTGGGGTGGAAAGGGAGGGATAGAGGTAACGCTTTTGGAGCAGGACCTTGTGGATGTGACCTCCCTGTCAGCCCAGCAGATCCTGGATGAGTtcatgcagcagctgcaggcccATAAGGAGGTGGGCGGAGGGACGGAGCCACAGGTCAGGCAGGAGTGGGTGGGAGGAGTGGAGCAAACAGGCAAAGTGGTGGAGTGA